A genomic region of Streptosporangium lutulentum contains the following coding sequences:
- a CDS encoding CapA family protein → MDTYPARRLVAATAVTLSTMLAVACSAAESATPTAAPDVAEKPTTSTEPTPKPTPTRRPYTISFGGDVHFEGVLRTRLNADPKTALGPIAKVLKASDLAMVNLETAITTGGTPAPGKQYTFRAPAAALTALKASGVDVASMANNHGMDYMQSGLADSLAAVKRSKFPIVGVGRNEAEAYRPWRTTVNGNRVAIIGATQVLDAEFIDAWTATASKGGLASAKNEPRLIQEVRKARKNSDTVIVHLHWGTELQKCPNDAQLGLAPKLIAAGADVVVGGHAHILLGSGYLKNAYVSYGLGNFVFYNWGPETGRTGVLTLTINGRKVLKDQWTPASIQGGVPLPITGSGKQQAVNGWKALRDCAGLAAEPG, encoded by the coding sequence ATGGACACATATCCCGCCCGCCGCCTCGTCGCGGCCACCGCTGTCACCCTCTCCACGATGCTCGCCGTGGCCTGTTCGGCGGCCGAGTCCGCCACCCCGACGGCCGCACCCGACGTCGCGGAGAAGCCGACCACCTCCACCGAACCCACACCCAAACCCACACCCACGCGCAGGCCGTACACCATCTCCTTCGGCGGCGACGTGCACTTCGAGGGCGTGCTGAGGACCAGGCTGAACGCCGACCCGAAGACCGCGCTCGGCCCCATCGCCAAGGTGCTCAAGGCCTCCGACCTGGCGATGGTCAACCTGGAGACCGCGATCACCACCGGGGGAACCCCCGCCCCTGGCAAGCAGTACACCTTCCGGGCCCCCGCCGCGGCGCTGACCGCGCTGAAGGCGTCCGGCGTGGACGTCGCGTCCATGGCCAACAACCACGGCATGGACTACATGCAGAGCGGGCTGGCCGACTCCCTGGCCGCCGTCAAGCGTTCGAAGTTCCCCATCGTGGGGGTGGGGAGGAACGAGGCCGAGGCGTACAGGCCCTGGCGCACGACGGTGAACGGCAACCGCGTCGCCATCATCGGCGCCACCCAGGTGCTGGACGCCGAGTTCATCGACGCCTGGACGGCGACCGCGAGCAAGGGCGGCCTGGCCTCGGCCAAGAACGAGCCGCGACTGATTCAGGAGGTGCGCAAGGCGCGCAAGAACTCCGACACGGTGATCGTCCACCTGCACTGGGGCACCGAGCTGCAGAAGTGCCCCAACGACGCCCAGCTCGGCCTGGCCCCCAAGCTGATCGCGGCCGGGGCCGACGTCGTCGTGGGAGGTCACGCGCACATCCTGCTCGGCAGCGGCTACCTGAAGAACGCCTACGTCAGTTACGGCCTGGGCAACTTCGTCTTCTACAACTGGGGCCCGGAGACGGGCAGGACCGGCGTTCTCACCCTGACCATCAACGGCCGCAAGGTGCTCAAGGACCAGTGGACCCCCGCCTCCATCCAGGGCGGAGTGCCGCTCCCGATCACCGGAAGCGGCAAGCAGCAGGCCGTCAACGGCTGGAAGGCGCTGCGCGACTGCGCGGGCCTGGCGGCCGAGCCCGGTTAG
- a CDS encoding Fur family transcriptional regulator, which yields MEEEDRLRRAGLRVTAARLAIMQTVQEGDHLDVDAVHRGVRDRVGQVSLQAVYDSLHALHRGGLLRRIEPAGSPARYEARVGDNHHHLVCRGCGKVTDVDCAVGHAPCLDPVSDAGYLVDEADVIFWGMCPDCRSQDAKDAR from the coding sequence GTGGAAGAGGAGGACCGACTTCGCCGGGCAGGTCTGCGGGTGACCGCGGCCCGACTGGCGATCATGCAGACCGTACAAGAGGGCGACCACCTGGATGTGGACGCCGTTCATCGTGGCGTGCGGGACCGGGTCGGTCAGGTCTCCCTGCAAGCCGTATATGACTCCCTGCACGCACTACACCGCGGCGGGCTGCTCCGCAGGATAGAACCCGCGGGCAGTCCCGCCCGATATGAGGCGCGGGTCGGCGACAACCACCACCATCTCGTCTGCCGAGGATGCGGAAAGGTCACCGACGTCGACTGCGCCGTCGGGCACGCCCCCTGCCTCGACCCCGTATCCGATGCCGGATATCTGGTCGATGAGGCAGATGTCATCTTCTGGGGTATGTGTCCCGACTGCCGTTCCCAAGACGCAAAAGACGCCAGATGA
- a CDS encoding catalase, with protein sequence MSTRPITTTDAGIAAPSDEHSQSVGPNGPLLLQDHYLIQKMAHFNRERVPERVVHAKGGGAHGILQITEDVSQFTKAGLFAKGKETPLFLRFSTVAGELGSADTQRDPRGFAIKFYTEEGNYDLVGNNTPIFFIRDPQKFSDFIHSQKRRADTNLRDHNMQWDFWTNSPESAHQVTFLMTDRGTPTSWRHMHGFGSHTFLWYNAAGEKFWIKYHFRTDQGVKNFTDAEAGAVIAQDADFHLRDLHTAIASGDHPSWTVNVQIMPFEDAADYRFNPFDLTKVWPHADYPEITIGRFTLNRNPVNYFAEVEQAAFEPANLVPGIGPSPDKMLQGRLFSYPDTHRYRIGPNYLQLPINAPLSPVHSYNKDGHMTFNNPADPVYAPNSMGGPVADPTLFEGENYQVSGEIIRSAYTLHSEDDDYGQPRALWENVLSDTDRSHLVSNVVGHASAPEVTAEMKKRVVEYWTNVHKDLGQGVAQGLGVTAG encoded by the coding sequence ATGAGCACCAGGCCGATCACCACCACCGATGCCGGAATCGCCGCCCCGAGCGACGAGCACTCCCAGTCGGTGGGACCCAACGGCCCCCTTCTCCTTCAGGACCACTACCTGATCCAGAAGATGGCCCACTTCAATCGGGAACGCGTGCCCGAGCGCGTCGTCCACGCCAAGGGCGGCGGTGCGCACGGCATCCTTCAGATCACCGAGGACGTCAGCCAGTTCACCAAGGCCGGCCTGTTCGCCAAGGGCAAGGAGACCCCGCTCTTCCTGCGCTTCTCCACCGTGGCCGGCGAGCTCGGCAGCGCCGACACCCAGCGCGACCCGCGCGGCTTCGCGATCAAGTTCTACACCGAAGAGGGCAACTACGACCTCGTCGGCAACAACACACCGATCTTCTTCATCCGCGATCCGCAGAAGTTCTCGGACTTCATCCACAGCCAGAAGCGCCGCGCGGACACCAACCTGCGTGACCACAACATGCAGTGGGACTTCTGGACGAACTCACCGGAGAGCGCCCACCAGGTCACCTTCCTGATGACCGACCGCGGCACCCCGACGTCCTGGCGCCACATGCACGGCTTCGGCTCCCACACCTTCCTGTGGTACAACGCGGCCGGCGAGAAGTTCTGGATCAAGTACCACTTCAGGACCGACCAGGGCGTCAAGAACTTCACCGACGCCGAGGCCGGCGCCGTCATCGCGCAGGACGCCGATTTCCACCTCCGCGACCTGCACACCGCGATCGCGTCCGGCGACCACCCGTCCTGGACGGTGAACGTCCAGATCATGCCGTTCGAGGACGCCGCCGACTACCGGTTCAACCCGTTCGACCTGACCAAGGTGTGGCCGCACGCCGACTACCCCGAGATCACGATCGGCAGGTTCACCCTGAACCGGAACCCGGTGAACTACTTCGCCGAGGTGGAGCAGGCCGCCTTCGAGCCCGCCAACCTGGTGCCGGGCATCGGCCCGTCACCGGACAAGATGCTCCAGGGCCGGCTGTTCTCCTATCCCGACACCCACCGCTACCGCATCGGCCCCAACTACCTGCAGCTGCCGATCAACGCACCGTTGTCGCCCGTCCACAGCTACAACAAGGACGGCCACATGACCTTCAACAACCCCGCCGACCCGGTCTACGCGCCGAACTCCATGGGCGGCCCCGTGGCCGACCCGACGCTGTTCGAAGGGGAGAACTACCAGGTGAGCGGTGAGATCATCCGCTCCGCCTACACCCTGCACAGCGAGGACGACGACTACGGTCAGCCCCGCGCCCTGTGGGAGAACGTCCTGTCCGACACCGACCGCTCCCACCTGGTGAGCAACGTCGTCGGCCACGCCTCCGCCCCGGAGGTCACGGCCGAGATGAAGAAGCGCGTCGTCGAATACTGGACCAACGTCCACAAGGACCTCGGCCAGGGCGTCGCCCAGGGCCTGGGCGTCACCGCCGGCTAG
- a CDS encoding DUF397 domain-containing protein yields MSDIDPFGVEWWKSRASAVNGNCVEVACLPGRRIAVRDSKDRTGPVLIFDGSGWAAFIAGVKGGDFDL; encoded by the coding sequence ATGTCCGATATTGACCCATTCGGGGTGGAGTGGTGGAAGAGCCGGGCCAGTGCGGTCAACGGGAACTGTGTCGAGGTGGCCTGCCTTCCGGGGCGGCGCATCGCGGTCAGGGACAGCAAGGACCGGACCGGGCCTGTGCTGATCTTCGACGGCTCCGGATGGGCCGCGTTCATCGCGGGAGTGAAGGGCGGAGACTTCGATCTCTGA
- a CDS encoding DUF397 domain-containing protein translates to MNANNLSGVMWKKSARSAINGNCVEVAPLGEGQVGVRDSKNQSGPVLVFTPDEWKAFVGGVKDGEFDL, encoded by the coding sequence ATGAACGCAAATAATCTCAGCGGTGTAATGTGGAAAAAGAGCGCCCGGAGTGCCATCAACGGCAACTGCGTCGAAGTGGCGCCCTTGGGTGAGGGGCAGGTGGGGGTTCGTGACAGCAAGAACCAGTCCGGCCCGGTCCTCGTCTTCACCCCCGATGAGTGGAAAGCCTTCGTCGGGGGGGTGAAGGACGGGGAATTCGACCTCTAG
- a CDS encoding helix-turn-helix domain-containing protein, protein MSERGSPALRRRRLGMELRRLRENLNMTGDEVAERLEWSTAKVSRIENAKTLAGPADVEALIRLYKVDEALQDVLVALRRDASRKGWWERYRNSIPDEYITLMGMEAEATLMQNWEPQIVPGLLQTEEYVRSLVQANQHAGQVPPGRLQELIDIRMERQRTLLHVPDPLTHVSVFHESVLRNQYGDARVMRDQLAHLIEVSRLEHVEMRILPQDVPPPVSTGSFVHLKFPDFPDVVYVEALLGGRFVEDAELVYAYELAFGHLVERALDEMASQELIKKTIKYWSE, encoded by the coding sequence ATGTCCGAACGTGGCAGCCCCGCGCTTCGCCGGCGACGGCTGGGCATGGAGCTGCGTCGGCTCCGCGAGAACCTGAACATGACGGGCGACGAGGTGGCCGAGCGCCTGGAGTGGTCGACCGCCAAGGTCAGCCGCATCGAGAACGCCAAGACGCTGGCCGGTCCGGCCGACGTCGAGGCGCTCATCAGGCTTTACAAGGTCGACGAAGCCCTTCAGGACGTTCTGGTCGCGCTGAGGCGCGACGCGTCCCGAAAGGGTTGGTGGGAGCGGTATCGCAATTCCATCCCCGATGAATACATCACGCTCATGGGGATGGAGGCGGAGGCCACCTTGATGCAGAACTGGGAACCCCAGATCGTGCCGGGCCTTCTCCAGACAGAGGAATATGTGCGATCCCTCGTCCAGGCGAATCAGCATGCCGGTCAGGTTCCGCCGGGCCGGCTCCAGGAGCTGATCGATATCCGGATGGAACGGCAGCGCACCCTGCTGCACGTGCCCGACCCGCTGACCCACGTGAGCGTGTTCCACGAATCCGTGCTGAGGAACCAGTACGGAGACGCCCGCGTCATGCGGGACCAGCTCGCGCACCTGATCGAGGTGTCGAGGCTGGAGCACGTGGAGATGAGAATCCTTCCTCAGGACGTTCCGCCGCCGGTGTCCACGGGATCGTTCGTGCACCTGAAATTCCCCGACTTTCCCGATGTCGTCTACGTGGAGGCTCTCCTCGGCGGGCGATTCGTGGAGGACGCGGAATTGGTCTACGCGTACGAGCTGGCCTTCGGTCACCTGGTGGAACGAGCTCTCGATGAGATGGCGTCACAGGAGCTGATCAAAAAGACAATCAAGTACTGGAGTGAGTAG
- a CDS encoding HD domain-containing protein, whose protein sequence is MEIDKLRRIVRRNTLMDGSRRENDAEHSWYVGMLAMVLAEHAPPGTDLDRVVAMLLVHDIVEIDAGDTFIYDAPAVEAQLGIERKAADRIFGLLPEDQAKRLRALWDEFEERKTPEARFAKALDRIAPIMANHHNEGGTWSLYKVTADQVLEKVKIIEEGSATLGAYATEIIALSVSRGHLARA, encoded by the coding sequence ATGGAGATCGACAAGCTCAGACGCATCGTCCGCCGCAACACCCTCATGGACGGGTCGCGGCGCGAGAACGACGCCGAGCACTCGTGGTACGTGGGCATGCTGGCGATGGTCTTGGCCGAGCATGCCCCTCCAGGCACCGACCTGGACAGAGTCGTCGCGATGCTGCTCGTCCACGACATCGTCGAGATCGACGCCGGAGACACGTTCATCTACGACGCCCCCGCCGTCGAGGCCCAGCTCGGCATCGAGCGCAAGGCCGCCGACCGGATCTTCGGACTGCTTCCCGAGGACCAGGCGAAGCGGCTGCGCGCGCTCTGGGACGAGTTCGAAGAGCGCAAGACTCCCGAAGCCCGGTTCGCCAAGGCCCTCGACCGGATCGCGCCGATCATGGCCAACCATCACAACGAAGGCGGCACCTGGTCGCTCTACAAGGTGACAGCCGACCAGGTGCTTGAGAAGGTGAAAATCATCGAGGAGGGATCGGCGACCCTGGGCGCCTACGCCACCGAGATCATTGCTCTCTCCGTCAGCCGGGGGCATTTGGCGCGTGCATAA
- a CDS encoding Rieske 2Fe-2S domain-containing protein, whose product MKETVKTGRRTFRDLVPPVDLTDRIERSTRADKPIRILAKAVRRRIRPGRLRDLLHGVPLGKPLHPPLANASLGFWMATAVLDVTHSDPRAARMVLAAGIAGAMPAAAAGVTDWSVLHREQQRVGFVHAISNLAALGLYTGSLALRLAGRERDGRTLSFAGLAAAGIGGYLGGHLAYRQAAGANHAESVTHLVPLGWHDLCDITDLPDGRPVSRRLGYIDLFVLRVGGGVTVLADGCSHLAGPLHQGKLVSEEGTTCVVCPWHGSTFRLSDGAVVHGPATAPQPSFETRIRRDGILQVRPTQV is encoded by the coding sequence ATGAAGGAAACAGTCAAAACAGGACGCCGGACCTTCAGAGATCTGGTGCCTCCGGTCGACCTCACCGACCGCATCGAGCGGTCGACCAGGGCCGACAAGCCGATCCGGATACTGGCCAAAGCCGTGCGACGGCGGATCCGCCCGGGCCGGTTGCGCGACCTGCTGCACGGGGTGCCTCTCGGCAAACCCCTCCATCCACCGCTCGCCAACGCCAGCCTGGGCTTCTGGATGGCGACGGCGGTGCTCGACGTGACCCACTCCGATCCGCGGGCGGCGCGGATGGTGCTCGCCGCCGGGATCGCCGGCGCGATGCCCGCCGCCGCGGCGGGAGTCACCGACTGGTCGGTACTTCACAGAGAGCAGCAGCGGGTCGGGTTCGTACACGCGATCTCCAACCTGGCCGCCCTCGGGCTCTACACCGGCTCGCTGGCGCTCCGGCTCGCCGGGCGCGAACGGGACGGACGGACGTTGTCGTTCGCCGGGCTGGCCGCCGCCGGCATCGGGGGCTACCTCGGCGGCCACCTGGCCTACCGGCAGGCCGCCGGGGCCAACCACGCCGAGTCGGTCACCCACCTGGTCCCGCTGGGCTGGCATGACCTGTGCGATATCACCGACCTTCCCGACGGACGCCCCGTGTCCAGGCGGCTGGGCTACATCGACCTGTTCGTCCTACGGGTCGGCGGCGGGGTCACCGTGCTCGCCGATGGTTGCTCCCACCTGGCCGGGCCCCTTCACCAGGGGAAGCTGGTCTCTGAAGAGGGCACCACCTGCGTGGTGTGCCCGTGGCACGGGAGCACCTTCCGGCTGTCCGACGGAGCCGTCGTCCACGGCCCCGCCACGGCCCCGCAGCCGTCCTTCGAGACCCGGATCCGCCGTGACGGCATCCTTCAGGTCCGTCCCACCCAGGTCTGA
- a CDS encoding sulfite exporter TauE/SafE family protein has protein sequence MTPLDAVAIFVAGIGAGGINAVVGSGSLITFPTLVALGIPPVIATVSNNIGLVPGSLTGVLGYRAELKGQRARLIRLGIASVLGSSMGGVLLLFLPAEAFEMIVPVLVGLACVLVVLQPKLSKWMNGRRENPHPHGGPWLWLGVLAAGTYGGYFAAAQGVLLIGLLGTFLDSDLQRVNAAKNVLTLLVNATAATLFIMVAEVDWHAVALIAAGTTIGAFIGARVGRKLPAPVLRAVVVFIGILAIIKLVYG, from the coding sequence ATGACGCCGTTGGACGCGGTTGCGATCTTCGTGGCCGGAATCGGGGCGGGCGGTATCAACGCGGTCGTCGGCTCGGGATCGCTGATCACGTTTCCTACGCTGGTCGCCCTGGGAATACCGCCGGTCATCGCCACCGTCTCCAACAACATCGGGCTGGTGCCCGGCTCGCTGACCGGGGTGCTCGGCTACCGCGCCGAACTCAAGGGGCAGCGTGCCCGGCTGATCCGGCTGGGGATCGCGTCGGTTCTGGGCTCCTCCATGGGGGGCGTGCTCCTGCTCTTCCTCCCCGCCGAGGCCTTCGAAATGATCGTTCCGGTCCTGGTCGGTCTGGCGTGCGTGCTGGTGGTGCTCCAGCCCAAGCTCAGCAAGTGGATGAACGGCCGGCGGGAGAACCCTCATCCGCACGGCGGGCCGTGGCTGTGGCTGGGCGTCCTCGCCGCCGGGACCTACGGCGGCTACTTCGCCGCGGCCCAGGGAGTGCTGCTCATCGGGCTGCTCGGAACCTTCCTCGACAGCGACCTGCAGCGGGTCAACGCCGCCAAGAACGTGCTCACCCTGCTGGTCAACGCCACCGCCGCGACCCTGTTCATCATGGTCGCCGAGGTGGACTGGCACGCGGTGGCACTGATCGCGGCGGGTACCACGATCGGCGCCTTCATCGGCGCGAGAGTCGGCAGAAAGCTCCCCGCACCGGTCCTCCGGGCAGTCGTCGTCTTCATCGGAATCCTGGCGATAATCAAACTGGTGTACGGATAA
- a CDS encoding SPFH domain-containing protein, with amino-acid sequence MESLVAALVVAVMAGLALMRSVRIVPQATAGIVERFGRYHRALRPGLNLVVPFVDRMKKTIDLREQVVSFPPQPVSTSDNLVISIDAVMYFQVVDPRAATYEVANFLVAVEQLTVTTLRNAVGGMDLERTLTSRERINTELRGALDHATGKWGIQVNRVELKAVDVPASIQESMEKQMRAERDKRAAVLAAEGHKQAAILTAEGQKHAAVLRARGEAEAVVLRAQADAEARAVRAKGEADAIGMLCRAIHEGKPDREFLAYQYLRTLPEIAKGDANKVWIMPSDMGRVMESLESLLGGKDTPASG; translated from the coding sequence ATGGAATCGCTGGTCGCTGCACTCGTCGTCGCGGTAATGGCAGGGCTTGCCCTTATGAGGTCGGTCCGTATCGTTCCGCAGGCCACCGCGGGGATCGTGGAGCGGTTCGGGCGTTATCACCGGGCGCTCAGACCCGGGCTGAATCTGGTGGTTCCATTCGTCGACCGGATGAAGAAAACGATAGATCTGCGCGAGCAGGTCGTCTCCTTTCCGCCGCAACCGGTGAGCACCTCGGACAATCTCGTCATTTCCATCGACGCCGTCATGTACTTTCAGGTCGTCGATCCCCGGGCGGCGACCTACGAGGTCGCCAACTTCCTGGTCGCCGTCGAGCAGCTCACCGTGACCACGCTGCGTAACGCGGTCGGCGGCATGGATCTCGAACGCACGCTGACCTCCCGCGAGAGGATCAACACCGAGTTGCGCGGGGCGCTGGACCACGCCACCGGAAAATGGGGCATCCAGGTCAACCGGGTCGAGCTCAAGGCGGTCGACGTGCCCGCCTCGATCCAGGAGTCGATGGAGAAGCAGATGCGCGCCGAACGCGACAAGCGGGCGGCGGTGCTCGCGGCCGAGGGGCACAAGCAGGCGGCCATCCTCACCGCGGAGGGTCAGAAGCACGCCGCGGTGCTCAGAGCCCGCGGTGAGGCCGAGGCCGTGGTGCTCAGGGCCCAGGCCGACGCCGAGGCAAGGGCGGTGCGGGCGAAGGGCGAGGCCGACGCGATCGGCATGCTCTGCCGTGCGATCCACGAGGGCAAGCCGGATCGGGAGTTCCTCGCCTACCAGTACCTGCGGACGCTCCCCGAGATCGCCAAGGGCGACGCCAACAAGGTGTGGATCATGCCATCTGACATGGGCAGGGTGATGGAAAGCCTGGAGAGCCTGCTCGGAGGTAAAGACACCCCCGCCTCCGGGTAG
- a CDS encoding ABC transporter ATP-binding protein: MGGQVLRLQDVTVRRDGAALLRDIDWTVHEDERWVVIGPNGAGKTTLLQVVGAMLFPTEGIVEILGERLGQSDVFELRPRIGLASAALAEKVPPEEKVIDLVLTASYAIIGRWTEEYDSNDVTRAVELIDQLGCAHLIRRRFNTLSEGERKRVQIARALMPDPELLLLDEPAAGLDLGGREDLVRRLATFAHDPKAPTMVLVTHHVEEVPSGFTHALLLRHGSVVAQGPIDQVMTAENLSRTFSVPLSLERGGDGRWYARAHHF; the protein is encoded by the coding sequence ATGGGCGGTCAGGTGCTTCGGCTACAGGACGTCACCGTCCGCAGGGACGGGGCAGCCCTGCTGCGGGACATCGACTGGACCGTTCACGAGGACGAGCGGTGGGTCGTCATCGGTCCCAACGGCGCGGGCAAGACGACGTTGCTGCAGGTGGTGGGGGCGATGCTGTTCCCCACCGAGGGCATTGTCGAGATCTTGGGCGAGCGGCTCGGCCAGAGTGACGTTTTCGAGTTGAGGCCCCGCATCGGACTTGCGAGCGCGGCGCTGGCCGAGAAGGTGCCGCCGGAGGAGAAGGTCATCGACCTGGTGCTCACGGCCTCCTACGCGATCATCGGCCGCTGGACGGAGGAGTACGACTCCAACGACGTGACCCGCGCCGTCGAGCTCATCGATCAGCTCGGCTGCGCCCATCTGATCCGGCGCCGGTTCAACACGCTGTCGGAGGGTGAGCGCAAGCGGGTCCAGATCGCCCGTGCGCTGATGCCGGACCCCGAGCTGCTGCTGCTGGACGAGCCCGCCGCCGGGCTGGACCTCGGCGGCCGGGAGGATCTGGTCCGCCGCCTGGCGACGTTCGCGCACGATCCGAAGGCGCCGACGATGGTGCTGGTCACCCACCACGTGGAGGAGGTGCCCAGCGGCTTCACCCACGCGCTGCTGCTCCGGCACGGATCGGTGGTGGCCCAGGGCCCGATCGATCAGGTGATGACCGCCGAGAACCTGTCACGGACTTTCAGCGTCCCGCTCAGCCTGGAGCGCGGGGGCGACGGCCGCTGGTACGCACGGGCGCATCATTTCTAA
- a CDS encoding response regulator — MIRVLIADDHPVVRQGLRTFLDLQDDLDVVGEAADGAEAVALVESLVPDVLLLDLKMPVLDGLGTLIRLGERGPFPRVLVLTSVSDREDVAPAMRAGAAGFLYKDVDPAALVQSIRAVHGGQVLLAPEAAEAMLSEPPGLPGPGTAAPAAGRVTPLTDREREVLTLIAAGRSNREIARELTVAEKTVKTHVSNVLMKLGVQDRTQAALYAVRHGLD; from the coding sequence GTGATCCGTGTGCTGATCGCCGACGACCACCCGGTCGTCCGGCAGGGTCTGCGCACCTTCCTGGACCTTCAGGACGACCTCGACGTGGTGGGAGAGGCCGCGGACGGCGCCGAGGCGGTCGCCCTGGTGGAGTCCCTCGTCCCGGACGTGCTGCTGCTCGATCTGAAGATGCCGGTCCTCGACGGTCTCGGCACGCTGATCAGACTGGGGGAGCGAGGGCCGTTCCCGCGGGTGCTGGTGCTGACCTCGGTCAGCGACAGGGAGGACGTGGCTCCGGCGATGCGGGCCGGGGCCGCCGGTTTCCTCTACAAGGACGTCGATCCCGCCGCGCTCGTCCAGTCCATTCGCGCGGTTCACGGAGGCCAGGTCCTGCTGGCGCCCGAGGCCGCCGAGGCGATGCTGTCGGAGCCGCCGGGGCTGCCGGGACCCGGTACCGCGGCGCCGGCGGCCGGGCGCGTGACGCCGCTGACCGACCGGGAGCGAGAGGTGCTCACGCTGATCGCCGCCGGGCGGTCCAACCGCGAGATCGCCAGGGAGCTCACCGTGGCGGAGAAGACGGTGAAGACCCACGTCTCCAACGTGCTGATGAAACTGGGGGTCCAGGACAGGACCCAGGCCGCCCTCTACGCCGTGAGACACGGCCTGGACTGA
- a CDS encoding GAF domain-containing sensor histidine kinase has translation MNEDREAVLHAVSSAVLAVTRHLSVREVLQVIVRSAQQLLDARYAALGVPDDEGAFAEFVAEGISDEEWDAIGPTPRQHGMLGAMLREGAPVRLPDIRRDPRFEYWPRAHPVLKDFIGVPILDGDQVLGIIFLSNKRSPGGFTEADQRLLTMFAAHAAIALTNARLYERGRELALVEERTRMARELHDAVTQKLFSLRLTAQAAASLVVRDPDRALRELDRVERLAGEALAELRAVIVELRPAELDRHGLAETLRKHVRLLDRLHPASFTFEESSVCALEPTTEVAVLRVAQEALHNASRHSAAGTVSVRLGCEGGRVVLEIRDDGAGFDVEAATGRGLGIASMGDRAQALGGAVRVRSEPGHGTLVRMEVPA, from the coding sequence ATGAACGAAGACCGGGAGGCGGTCCTGCACGCGGTGAGTTCCGCCGTGCTCGCCGTGACCAGGCACCTGTCGGTCAGGGAGGTGCTCCAGGTCATCGTGCGGTCGGCCCAGCAGCTGCTGGACGCCCGCTACGCCGCGCTCGGCGTGCCCGACGACGAGGGGGCGTTCGCTGAGTTCGTCGCCGAGGGCATCTCCGACGAGGAGTGGGACGCCATCGGGCCCACGCCCCGCCAGCACGGCATGCTGGGCGCGATGCTGCGCGAGGGCGCACCGGTCAGGCTGCCCGACATCCGCAGGGATCCCCGGTTCGAGTACTGGCCGCGAGCTCATCCGGTTCTCAAGGATTTCATCGGGGTGCCGATCCTCGACGGCGACCAGGTGCTCGGGATCATCTTCCTGTCCAACAAGCGGAGCCCGGGGGGCTTCACCGAGGCCGACCAGCGACTGCTCACCATGTTCGCCGCGCACGCCGCGATCGCGCTCACCAACGCCCGCCTCTACGAGCGCGGCCGGGAGCTGGCGCTGGTGGAGGAGCGCACCCGGATGGCCAGGGAACTGCACGACGCGGTGACCCAGAAGCTGTTCTCGCTCCGGCTCACCGCCCAGGCCGCGGCCTCGCTGGTGGTTCGCGACCCCGACCGGGCGCTGCGGGAGCTCGATCGGGTCGAACGGCTGGCGGGGGAGGCCCTGGCCGAGCTCCGCGCGGTGATCGTCGAGCTCCGCCCGGCCGAGCTCGACCGGCACGGCCTGGCCGAGACGCTCCGCAAGCACGTGCGCCTGCTGGACCGGCTCCACCCGGCCTCGTTCACCTTCGAGGAGAGCTCGGTGTGCGCGCTCGAACCGACGACCGAGGTGGCCGTCCTCCGGGTGGCCCAGGAGGCTCTGCACAACGCCTCCCGGCACTCGGCGGCGGGCACCGTCAGCGTACGGCTGGGCTGCGAGGGCGGGCGCGTGGTCCTGGAGATTCGTGACGACGGGGCGGGGTTCGACGTGGAGGCCGCCACGGGGCGAGGGCTGGGCATCGCGTCGATGGGAGACAGGGCTCAGGCGCTGGGCGGGGCCGTGCGGGTGAGATCGGAGCCCGGCCACGGGACACTGGTCAGGATGGAGGTGCCCGCGTGA